Genomic segment of Deltaproteobacteria bacterium:
GGATCCGCGCCGGGGCGTCCCGCACCACGAAGTCGACCGTGTCGGCGTGGCATAGCCCCGCCCCCGCCTTGTGGGTATCCTCGATGTGGGACTCGAACGTGTCCTCGTCGCTCCACACGGTGGCGATCCCGCCCTGCGCGTAGTTGGTGCTCGACTCGGACGCCTCCGTCTTGGTGATGATGGTGACTTGGCCCTTCTTCGCCGCCCGGAGCGCGAAACTCAATCCGGCGATCCCGCTGCCGATGACCAGGAACTTCGACACCCTTCCCATGACGTCTCCCCCATATGCGGGCCCACGTAGTTTGACTTTGGCGGGGTCCTGTCCTTAGAATGATTAATTATGGTTCAATTATCGCGCCTTTTCATCCTTTCTTTCCTCCTCTGGCCGGTCGTTTCCGGCGCGGACATCTATCGATTCGTGGACCGTGAAGGCGTCGTTCACTACTCGAACACCCAGCCGGACGAGAAGTTCACGCTCTATCTTCGGGAGGCGCCGAAAGCCGCGCCCCGGGCGCCGGTGTCCGCGATCCCCGGGGCAAGCTGGATGACCGGGTACGTCGACCGGTTCTCCCGGGCGAACGATCTCCCCCCCGCGCTCGTCCACGCCATCATCAAGGCGGAATCGAACGGACAGCGCAAGGCCGTCTCCCGCAAGGGGGCCAAGGGCGTGATGCAGCTGATGCCGTTCACCTCG
This window contains:
- a CDS encoding transglycosylase SLT domain-containing protein: MVQLSRLFILSFLLWPVVSGADIYRFVDREGVVHYSNTQPDEKFTLYLREAPKAAPRAPVSAIPGASWMTGYVDRFSRANDLPPALVHAIIKAESNGQRKAVSRKGAKGVMQLMPFTSKRLRVADPFDPIENIEGGIKYIKELLVTFQGDLTNTVAAYNAGPAAVRKYGGVPPYQETRLYVRRVLDLYRQYSAVE